ATGTCGCGCAGCGGGGTGTCGATCGGCGGGTCGGTCTCCACCACGACGATCTTGAGGTTGACCCCGTCGTCGCGCGCCTCGTGCACCACGGCGCGCAGCCCCGGCATCGCCGGCGCCGGGGCGGAGACCGCGTAGGTGGCGACGGCGCCGGTGACCGCGTCGATGTCGACGTCGACCGGGATGTAGGTGGGCAACACCGGCCCCCACGCCGGTACCGTCTGCGGCGGTGTCGCGGCGAATGTCACGGCGTCGGTCAGCAACCCGGTCATCGCGGCCTTCCTCTGTCAGATCCCTCCGAACCGTACGCGACCGGGCGGGCCGGGCAACCCGCACGCGCCGATCGGGGCCGACTCGAGACCGGATCGCAGCCGGGGCGCGCCCGCCGCGCAATGCAGTACGTCCGTACTGTTAAGATGGCGGTGGACGCCGGCACAGCCCCGCCGGCGACAGCGAACCCACGTCGGAAGTTGAGTCATGCCCGGTAAAGAGTCGGTGAATTCCTTCGGTGCCCGCGCGAGCCTCGCGGTCGGTGACCACAGTTACGACATCTATCGACTCGATGCGGTGCCCGGGTTGGCGCGGCTGCCCTACAGTCTCAAAGTCCTCGCCGAGAACCTGCTGCGCACCGAGGACGGCGCCAACGTCACCGCCGAGCACATCCGGGCGCTGGCCGACTGGGACCCGGGCGCCGAGCCGTCCACCGAGATCCAGTTCACCCCCGCGCGGGTGGTGATGCAGGACTTCACCGGGGTGCCCTGTGTGGTGGACCTGGCCACGATGCGCGAGGCGGTCGCCGCGCTCGGCGGTGACCCCGACAAGGTCAACCCGCTGGCGCCGGCCGAACTGGTCATCGACCACTCGGTGATCCTCGACGTGTTCGGCAGCGCCGACGCCTTCGAACGCAATGTGGAACTGGAGTACCAGCGCAACAGCGAGCGCTACCAGTTCCTGCGCTGGGGTCAGCACGCGTTCGACGACTTCAAGGTGGTCCCGCCGGGCACCGGCATCGTCCACCAGGTCAACATCGAATACCTGGCCCGCACCGTGATGGTGCGCGACGGGCACGCCTACCCCGACACCTGCGTGGGCACCGACAGCCACACCACGATGGTCAACGGCCTCGGTGTGCTCGGCTGGGGGGTCGGCGGCATCGAGGCCGAGGCCGCGATGCTGGGCCAGCCGGTGTCGATGCTGATCCCGCCGGTGGTCGGCTTCAAGCTGACCGGCGAGATCGCCGCGGGGGTCACCGCCACCGACGTGGTGCTCACCGTCACCGAGATGCTGCGCGCCCACGGCGTGGTCGGCAAGTTCGTGGAGTTCTACGGCAAGGGTGTGGCCGAGGTGCCGTTGGCCAACCGCGCCACGCTGGGCAACATGAGCCCGGAGTTCGGCTCCACCGCCGCGATCTTCCCGATCGACGCCGAGACGCTGGACTACCTGCGGCTCACCGGCCGCAGCGACGAGCAGCTCGCCCTGGTGGAGGCCTACGCCAAGACCCAGGGCCTGTGGCACGACCCCGACCACGAGCCGGTCTACTCCGAGTACCTCGAGCTGGACCTGTCCACGGTGGTGCCCTCGATCGCCGGGCCGAAACGCCCGCAGGACCGGATCATGCTCTCGGGGGCCAAGGCCGCGTTCGGCAGCGACATCCACCACTACGTCGACGAATCCGGCGGCGGGCAGACCGGCGGCGACCGGCCGCACAAGCCGGTGACGGTGCGCTCCGCGGAGCGCGGCGAGTTCACCCTCGACCACGGCGCGGTGGTGGTCGCCGGGATCACCTCGTGCACCAACACCTCCAACCCGTCGGTGATGATCGGCGCGGCGCTGCTGGCGCGCAACGCCGTGGACAAGGGCCTGTCGTCCAAGCCGTGGGTCAAGACCAACATGGCACCGGGTTCACAGGTGGTCACCGACTACTACGAGAAGGCCGGCCTCTGGCCCTATCTGGAGAAACTCGGCTTCTACCTCGGCGGCTACGGGTGCACCACCTGCATCGGCAACACCGGGCCCCTGCCGGCGGAGATCTCCGCGGCGATCAACGACAACGATCTGGCGGTGAGCGCGGTGCTCTCCGGCAACCGCAACTTCGAGGGCCGCATCTCCCCCGACGTGAAGATGAACTACCTGGCCTCCCCTCCGCTGGTCATCGCCTACGCGCTGGCCGGCACGATGGACTTCGACTTCGACACCGAGCCGCTGGGCACCGACCCCTCCGGCGCGCCGGTGTTCTTGCGCGACATCTGGCCGTCGCCGCAGGAGATCGAGGACACCATCAACGCCACGGTCAGCCGGGACATGTTCACCAAGAACTACGCCGACGTGTTCGCCGGTGACCACCGGTGGCAGTCGCTGCCCACCCCGGCGGGCAACACCTTCGAGTGGGACGACGCGTCGACCTACGTGCGCAAGGCGCCGTATTTCGACGGCATGCCCGCCGAGCCCGAACCGGTCGCCGACATCACCGGTGCCCGGGTGCTCGCGCTGCTCGGCGACTCGGTGACCACCGACCACATCAGCCCGGCCGGCTCGATCAAGCCGGGCACCCCGGCGGCGCAGTACCTGCAGGCTCACGGGGTGGCGCCGAAGGACTTCAACTCCCTGGGCTCGCGGCGCGGCAACCACGAGGTGATGATCCGCGGCACGTTCGCCAACATCCGGCTGCGCAACCAGTTGCTCGACAACGTCTCCGGCGGATACACCCGCGACTTCACCGTCGAGGGCGGCCCGCAGGCGTTCATCTACGACGCCGCGCAGAACTATGCCGCCCACGACATCCCGCTGGTGGTGCTCGGCGGCAAGGAGTACGGCTCGGGCTCCAGCCGGGACTGGGCCGCCAAGGGCACGGTGCTGCTGGGGGTGCGGGCGGTGATCGCCGAATCGTTCGAGCGCATCCACCGGTCCAACCTGATCGGCATGGGGGTCATCCCGCTGGAGTTCCCCGCGGGGCAGTCCGCGGCGTCGCTGGGCATCGACGGCACCGAGACCTTCGACATCACCGGCATCACCGCGCTCAACGACGGCGAAACCCCGTCGACCGTACAGGTTTCAGGCCGCCGGGACGACGGGCAGACGATCACCTTCGATGCGGTGGTGCGCATCGACACCCCCGGGGAGGCCGACTACTACCGCAACGGCGGCATCCTGCAGTACGTGCTGCGCAACATGCTCACCAGCGGTTAAGCGGCCCCGTGCCCAGGGTCAGCGAGGACCACCTGGCGGCGCGGCGCCGCCAGATCCTGGCCGGCGCGCGGCGCTGTTTCGCCGAGCACGGCTACGAGGGCGCCACGGTGCGCCGCCTGGAGGCCGCGATCGGGTTGTCCCGCGGGGCGATCTTCCATCACTTCCGGGACAAGGACACGTTGTTTTTCGAACTGGCCCGCGAGGACGCCGAACGCATGGCGCAGGTCGCCGCGCGGGAGGGTCTCATTCAGGTGATGCGTGACCTGCTGGCCGCGCCCGACGAGTTCGACTGGCTGGCAACCCGATTGGAGATTGCGCGCAAACGCCGCAACGATCCGGAGTTCAACCGCGGCTGGGCCGAGCGCTCCGCCGAACTGGATGCGGCGACCACCGCGCGGCTGCGCCGGCAGAAACAAGCCGGCCGCATCCGCGACGACGTGCCGGCCCCGGTGCTGCACTGCTACCTGGATCTGGTGCTCGACGGCCTGGTGGCCCGCCTGGCCGCCGGGGACGACCCGGCTCGGCTCACCGCCGTGCTGGACCTGGTGGAGGACTCGGTGCGCCACCGGTAAACTGCGGTGTCCGGGCCGAACCCCTGTGCCGGTGACCGCCCGGGGCACCGATATATCCCCCCTGGACCG
This sequence is a window from Mycolicibacillus parakoreensis. Protein-coding genes within it:
- a CDS encoding TetR/AcrR family transcriptional regulator, which encodes MPRVSEDHLAARRRQILAGARRCFAEHGYEGATVRRLEAAIGLSRGAIFHHFRDKDTLFFELAREDAERMAQVAAREGLIQVMRDLLAAPDEFDWLATRLEIARKRRNDPEFNRGWAERSAELDAATTARLRRQKQAGRIRDDVPAPVLHCYLDLVLDGLVARLAAGDDPARLTAVLDLVEDSVRHR
- the acnA gene encoding aconitate hydratase AcnA; protein product: MPGKESVNSFGARASLAVGDHSYDIYRLDAVPGLARLPYSLKVLAENLLRTEDGANVTAEHIRALADWDPGAEPSTEIQFTPARVVMQDFTGVPCVVDLATMREAVAALGGDPDKVNPLAPAELVIDHSVILDVFGSADAFERNVELEYQRNSERYQFLRWGQHAFDDFKVVPPGTGIVHQVNIEYLARTVMVRDGHAYPDTCVGTDSHTTMVNGLGVLGWGVGGIEAEAAMLGQPVSMLIPPVVGFKLTGEIAAGVTATDVVLTVTEMLRAHGVVGKFVEFYGKGVAEVPLANRATLGNMSPEFGSTAAIFPIDAETLDYLRLTGRSDEQLALVEAYAKTQGLWHDPDHEPVYSEYLELDLSTVVPSIAGPKRPQDRIMLSGAKAAFGSDIHHYVDESGGGQTGGDRPHKPVTVRSAERGEFTLDHGAVVVAGITSCTNTSNPSVMIGAALLARNAVDKGLSSKPWVKTNMAPGSQVVTDYYEKAGLWPYLEKLGFYLGGYGCTTCIGNTGPLPAEISAAINDNDLAVSAVLSGNRNFEGRISPDVKMNYLASPPLVIAYALAGTMDFDFDTEPLGTDPSGAPVFLRDIWPSPQEIEDTINATVSRDMFTKNYADVFAGDHRWQSLPTPAGNTFEWDDASTYVRKAPYFDGMPAEPEPVADITGARVLALLGDSVTTDHISPAGSIKPGTPAAQYLQAHGVAPKDFNSLGSRRGNHEVMIRGTFANIRLRNQLLDNVSGGYTRDFTVEGGPQAFIYDAAQNYAAHDIPLVVLGGKEYGSGSSRDWAAKGTVLLGVRAVIAESFERIHRSNLIGMGVIPLEFPAGQSAASLGIDGTETFDITGITALNDGETPSTVQVSGRRDDGQTITFDAVVRIDTPGEADYYRNGGILQYVLRNMLTSG